In one window of Vibrio sp. JC009 DNA:
- the lpxH gene encoding UDP-2,3-diacylglucosamine diphosphatase — MTTFFIADLHLTPSRPDITHCFFEFMRNEAASADALYVLGDLFEFWVGDDDNNSFNQSIKQEFRKLTDSGVPCFFAHGNRDFLVGKRFGKETGVTLLGDESVIDLYGTRAVIMHGDTLCTDDLSYIAYREKVHKPWLQWLYNRLPLSVKLKIVAKVQSDIGEDKKQKSLDIMDVNQQEVERVMQLHNCNLMIHGHTHRPGTHVFASDGAEKTRVVLGDWYTQSSVLECTPGKQELQSRNFLSETKNKHDT, encoded by the coding sequence ATGACAACATTTTTTATTGCCGACCTTCACCTGACTCCATCACGCCCGGATATCACCCACTGCTTTTTTGAATTTATGCGCAACGAAGCTGCAAGTGCAGATGCGTTATACGTTCTTGGTGATCTCTTTGAGTTCTGGGTGGGTGATGACGACAACAATTCGTTTAACCAATCCATCAAACAAGAGTTCAGAAAACTGACTGACAGCGGCGTCCCCTGCTTTTTTGCCCATGGAAACCGTGATTTTTTGGTCGGAAAACGCTTTGGTAAAGAAACCGGTGTGACCTTGCTCGGCGACGAAAGTGTCATAGACCTGTATGGAACCAGAGCGGTAATAATGCATGGCGATACGCTCTGCACTGATGATCTTAGCTACATTGCCTACAGGGAAAAAGTTCACAAGCCCTGGCTGCAATGGCTATATAACCGCTTGCCACTTTCAGTAAAACTAAAAATTGTCGCAAAAGTTCAGTCAGATATTGGTGAAGACAAAAAACAGAAGTCTTTAGATATTATGGATGTGAATCAGCAGGAAGTAGAACGCGTGATGCAACTGCATAACTGTAACCTGATGATTCATGGACATACCCACAGACCGGGAACTCATGTTTTTGCTTCTGACGGGGCGGAAAAAACGCGAGTTGTTTTAGGCGACTGGTATACCCAGAGCTCAGTTTTGGAATGCACTCCCGGAAAACAGGAGCTGCAAAGCAGAAATTTTTTATCTGAGACGAAAAATAAGCACGATACTTAA
- a CDS encoding peptidylprolyl isomerase — MIVLHTNFGDIKIQLNEEKAPETSANFAQYCRDGFYDNTLFHRVIDGFMIQGGGMTSGLKEKATRAPIKNEANNGLSNKVGTLAMARTMEPHSASSQFFINVNNNTFLDFKSESLDGWGYCVFGEVVDGMDIVNKIKGVSTGTMGMHQDVPLEEVVITGTTIEE, encoded by the coding sequence ATGATCGTCCTTCACACAAACTTCGGCGATATCAAAATTCAGCTAAACGAAGAAAAAGCACCGGAAACCAGTGCTAACTTCGCGCAATATTGCCGCGACGGCTTCTACGACAATACTCTGTTCCACCGTGTAATCGATGGCTTTATGATTCAGGGCGGCGGTATGACTTCAGGCCTTAAAGAGAAGGCGACCCGCGCTCCAATCAAGAACGAAGCGAACAACGGTCTGAGCAACAAGGTTGGCACACTGGCTATGGCCCGTACTATGGAACCGCATTCAGCAAGCTCTCAGTTCTTTATCAACGTAAACAACAACACCTTCCTGGACTTCAAATCAGAAAGTCTGGATGGCTGGGGTTACTGCGTATTCGGTGAAGTTGTTGATGGTATGGATATCGTTAACAAGATCAAAGGTGTTAGCACAGGCACCATGGGTATGCACCAGGATGTACCGCTTGAAGAAGTGGTTATCACCGGCACTACCATCGAAGAGTAA
- the cysS gene encoding cysteine--tRNA ligase codes for MLKIYNTLTRQKEEFKPIHAGKVGMYVCGVTIYDLCHIGHGRTFVSFDVVSRYLRYLGYDLTFVRNITDIDDKIIKRAAENNESCDSLTERLIQDMYQDFDALNMKRPDVEPRATHFIQEIIELVESLIERGFAYVAENGDVMFEVSKYDDYGKLSKQDLEQLQAGARVDVESAKKSPLDFVLWKMSKPGEPTWGSPWGPGRPGWHIECSAMNSAILGNHFDIHGGGSDLQFPHHENEIAQSCCAHDTQYVNTWMHSGMVMVDKEKMSKSLGNFFTIRDVLGHYDAETVRYFLMSGHYRSQLNYSEDNLNQARASLERLYTALKGLDMSAEPAGGEEYVTRFTEAMNDDFNTPIAYSVLFDIAREINRVKTEDIIAASQLGALMRELADVIGILYQDPEAFLKGDAGSDDEVAEIEALIKLRNDSRAAKDWANADMARDKLNEMGIVLEDGPEGTTWRRG; via the coding sequence ATGCTAAAAATATACAACACGCTCACACGTCAAAAAGAGGAATTCAAACCCATCCATGCCGGTAAAGTTGGCATGTACGTTTGTGGAGTGACTATCTACGATCTCTGTCACATTGGCCACGGACGCACGTTTGTTTCCTTTGATGTGGTTTCACGTTACCTGCGCTACCTGGGTTACGATCTGACTTTCGTTCGTAATATCACAGATATCGATGACAAGATCATTAAGCGTGCAGCTGAAAACAATGAAAGCTGTGACTCTCTGACAGAGCGTCTGATCCAGGATATGTATCAGGATTTCGATGCGCTGAACATGAAGCGCCCGGATGTTGAGCCTCGTGCGACACATTTTATTCAGGAGATTATCGAACTTGTTGAAAGCCTGATTGAGCGCGGCTTTGCATACGTTGCTGAAAATGGCGATGTCATGTTTGAAGTGAGCAAGTATGACGATTACGGCAAGCTTTCTAAGCAGGACCTTGAACAGCTTCAGGCGGGTGCCCGTGTTGATGTTGAAAGTGCGAAGAAGAGCCCGCTGGATTTTGTTTTGTGGAAGATGTCTAAGCCGGGTGAACCAACCTGGGGATCGCCATGGGGCCCTGGCCGTCCGGGATGGCACATTGAATGCTCTGCGATGAACTCTGCGATTCTTGGTAACCATTTTGATATTCATGGCGGCGGTTCAGACCTTCAGTTCCCGCACCATGAAAACGAAATTGCTCAGTCTTGCTGTGCTCACGATACTCAGTACGTGAACACCTGGATGCACAGTGGCATGGTGATGGTAGACAAAGAGAAAATGTCTAAGTCACTGGGTAACTTCTTTACCATTCGTGACGTGCTTGGGCACTACGATGCAGAGACAGTACGTTACTTCCTGATGTCCGGTCATTACCGCAGCCAGCTAAACTACAGTGAAGATAACCTGAATCAGGCCCGTGCTTCACTTGAGCGTCTGTATACCGCACTGAAAGGGCTGGACATGTCAGCAGAGCCTGCTGGTGGCGAAGAGTATGTTACCCGCTTTACTGAAGCGATGAATGATGATTTCAATACGCCAATTGCTTACTCTGTGCTGTTTGATATTGCCCGCGAAATCAACCGGGTTAAAACGGAAGATATCATTGCAGCATCTCAGCTTGGCGCACTAATGCGTGAGCTTGCTGATGTTATCGGTATTCTTTACCAGGATCCAGAAGCCTTCCTGAAAGGCGACGCAGGCAGCGATGATGAAGTGGCTGAGATTGAAGCTCTGATCAAACTGCGTAACGATTCCCGCGCAGCAAAAGACTGGGCAAATGCTGATATGGCCCGTGACAAACTGAACGAGATGGGCATTGTTCTGGAAGATGGCCCGGAAGGCACGACCTGGCGTCGCGGCTAG
- a CDS encoding thymidine kinase produces MAQMYFYYSAMNAGKSTTLLQSSFNYKERGMNPVIFTAALDDRYGVGKVASRIGLQSDAHLFQTDTDLLQAITDLHEKEKLHCILIDECQFLSREQVYQLTEVVDKLNIPVLCYGLRTDFLGELFEGSKYLLSWADKLIELKTICHCGRKANMVIRTDAEGNPIAEGDQVAIGGNDRYVSVCRQHYKEALGK; encoded by the coding sequence GTGGCTCAGATGTACTTTTACTACTCTGCAATGAACGCAGGTAAATCCACAACCCTTTTACAGTCTTCTTTCAACTACAAAGAAAGGGGAATGAACCCGGTTATCTTTACTGCTGCACTGGATGACCGTTACGGAGTCGGTAAAGTTGCTTCCCGGATTGGTTTGCAGTCTGATGCACACCTGTTTCAGACCGATACCGATCTTCTGCAGGCAATTACCGATCTGCATGAGAAAGAAAAGCTGCACTGCATCTTAATCGACGAATGCCAGTTCCTGTCCCGCGAACAGGTTTACCAGCTAACAGAAGTGGTAGATAAACTGAATATCCCGGTACTTTGCTACGGCCTCCGCACTGACTTTCTGGGAGAGCTGTTCGAAGGCAGCAAATACCTGCTTTCCTGGGCAGACAAACTGATCGAACTAAAAACCATCTGCCACTGCGGCCGCAAAGCTAACATGGTGATCCGTACCGACGCTGAAGGTAACCCGATTGCGGAAGGTGATCAGGTAGCGATCGGCGGGAATGACAGGTATGTTTCGGTTTGCCGGCAGCATTATAAGGAAGCGTTGGGGAAATAG
- a CDS encoding alpha-L-glutamate ligase-like protein, producing the protein MFSRFTSPLKLKEKGIMGMNQRNSGYIGRYNDRSKYPLVDNKLKTKLIAEQAGATVPKLIGVISHQAEVRNIHKMIESWPGFVIKPAQGSGGKGILVIISHQDGTYTKPSGAVINRQDVERHITNTLAGLFSLGGKNDVAVIENLIKFDDCFDGFSYEGVPDIRIIVFKGYPVMAMMRLSTAASDGKANLHQGAVGVGIDIATGKAVRAVQFDQPINQHPDTGKNLSELQVPHWEKLLTLASSAWEMTGLGYLGTDMVLDKEEGPMVLELNARPGLAIQIANGSGLLPRLMHVEGLGVPAEYPGAVERVVYSRRVFGAG; encoded by the coding sequence ATGTTCAGTCGATTTACCTCCCCGCTTAAGTTAAAAGAAAAAGGCATCATGGGGATGAACCAGCGAAACAGCGGCTACATTGGCCGCTACAACGACCGCTCAAAATACCCTCTGGTGGACAATAAACTCAAAACCAAGCTGATTGCCGAACAGGCCGGCGCAACTGTGCCAAAGCTAATTGGCGTTATCAGCCATCAGGCCGAAGTCAGGAACATCCACAAAATGATAGAAAGCTGGCCCGGCTTTGTGATCAAGCCCGCTCAGGGGAGCGGGGGCAAAGGTATTCTGGTTATCATTTCCCACCAGGATGGCACATACACCAAACCTTCAGGTGCTGTTATCAACCGGCAGGATGTAGAGCGTCATATCACCAATACACTGGCCGGACTGTTTTCCCTTGGCGGCAAAAACGACGTTGCCGTGATCGAAAACCTGATTAAGTTTGATGACTGTTTTGATGGCTTCAGTTATGAAGGCGTGCCGGATATCCGCATTATCGTTTTCAAAGGCTATCCGGTTATGGCAATGATGAGGCTTTCAACCGCAGCCTCAGATGGAAAAGCCAACCTCCACCAGGGCGCTGTTGGCGTAGGCATAGATATCGCAACCGGCAAAGCGGTCCGGGCAGTACAGTTTGATCAACCCATAAACCAGCACCCCGACACAGGAAAAAACCTCAGTGAGCTTCAGGTCCCCCACTGGGAAAAGCTACTGACCCTGGCATCAAGCGCCTGGGAAATGACCGGCCTCGGCTACTTAGGCACAGATATGGTTCTGGATAAAGAAGAAGGCCCAATGGTGCTGGAACTCAACGCCCGTCCGGGACTGGCGATACAGATTGCGAATGGGAGCGGGTTGCTACCCAGGCTTATGCATGTTGAGGGGTTGGGGGTTCCGGCGGAGTATCCGGGGGCTGTGGAGAGGGTGGTTTATTCTCGGAGGGTGTTTGGGGCTGGATAA
- a CDS encoding inactive transglutaminase family protein translates to MISRIPFYILICLLVVIGLSFSFHRHNTYGVPWTPGEKRQVWDIEARVEFNGTGAPAKVSLAAPKTQQGYTLIEEFSASPGYGVAYIQTDSGRRAEWSVRHAEGPQTIYYKTQFLADDNAGVIPVPPDEDSIGKPVFNRSQEAAAIALIKQATARSADNITFARELIKALNDKESQNASLLLDGTNKPELVSHLLSYSDVPNKIAGVIFLEDGRRRQSISHMIQVWSGENWILFDPDSGTQGQPQNVLVWDESNVSLLDVVGGQDSQIHFSMIANEISPRAATESKITADNLINFSIHSLPLEEQAMFKTIMLIPIGALIVVFLRIIIGLKTSGTFMPVLIAVAFVQTQLVTGIVGFLVIVGTGLIIRSYLSRLNLLLVARISAVIITVILIISVFTVVAFKIGLTEGLSITFFPMIILSWTIERMSILWEEEGAKEVLIQGGGSLLTAVIVYLAMTNSYIQHLTFNFIGLQLVVLAAILALGNYTGYRLTELKRFKPLAES, encoded by the coding sequence ATGATTTCAAGAATTCCATTTTATATTCTGATCTGCCTGTTGGTTGTGATTGGTCTTAGCTTTAGTTTTCACCGCCATAACACCTACGGTGTACCCTGGACACCCGGTGAAAAGCGCCAGGTATGGGATATCGAAGCGAGGGTCGAGTTTAACGGTACCGGTGCACCTGCCAAAGTGTCTCTTGCAGCGCCTAAAACTCAGCAGGGTTATACCCTTATTGAAGAGTTTTCCGCCTCTCCCGGTTATGGCGTGGCTTATATCCAGACAGACTCCGGCAGAAGAGCGGAGTGGTCTGTGCGCCACGCAGAAGGCCCGCAAACCATCTACTACAAAACCCAGTTCCTTGCCGATGACAATGCCGGTGTAATCCCGGTTCCTCCGGACGAAGACAGCATAGGGAAGCCGGTGTTTAACCGCTCGCAGGAAGCAGCAGCCATCGCACTTATAAAGCAGGCAACAGCACGTTCAGCAGACAATATCACTTTTGCGCGAGAGTTAATCAAAGCATTAAATGATAAGGAGAGCCAGAATGCTTCCCTGCTTTTGGATGGCACCAATAAGCCAGAGCTGGTTTCCCACCTGCTCTCTTATTCTGATGTCCCCAACAAAATTGCAGGTGTTATTTTTCTGGAAGACGGACGGAGACGTCAGTCTATTTCCCATATGATTCAGGTCTGGAGCGGCGAAAACTGGATACTGTTTGATCCGGATTCCGGCACTCAGGGACAGCCTCAAAATGTTCTGGTCTGGGATGAGTCAAATGTCTCTCTGCTTGATGTAGTCGGTGGTCAGGACAGCCAGATCCACTTTTCCATGATCGCCAACGAAATCTCTCCCCGGGCAGCCACGGAGAGCAAAATAACCGCTGATAACCTGATTAACTTTTCCATTCATAGCCTGCCGCTGGAAGAGCAGGCGATGTTTAAGACCATTATGCTTATCCCGATCGGTGCACTTATCGTGGTGTTTCTCAGAATCATTATCGGCCTGAAAACATCAGGCACCTTTATGCCGGTTCTGATTGCGGTGGCCTTTGTCCAGACTCAACTGGTTACCGGGATAGTCGGCTTTTTAGTGATTGTGGGAACGGGCCTGATTATCCGCAGTTATCTGTCACGACTCAATCTTCTGCTGGTGGCCCGGATTTCAGCCGTGATTATCACGGTTATTCTGATCATCTCTGTGTTTACCGTTGTGGCATTTAAGATAGGACTGACTGAAGGTCTGAGTATTACCTTTTTCCCTATGATTATCCTCTCCTGGACAATCGAGCGTATGTCCATTCTATGGGAAGAAGAAGGCGCAAAAGAGGTACTGATTCAGGGAGGCGGTTCACTGCTTACTGCGGTAATTGTCTATCTGGCAATGACCAACTCCTATATTCAGCACCTGACCTTTAACTTTATCGGTCTGCAGCTTGTTGTTCTGGCGGCCATTCTGGCACTGGGTAACTACACAGGCTACCGTTTAACCGAGCTAAAGCGCTTTAAACCGCTGGCGGAGAGTTAA
- a CDS encoding ATP-dependent zinc protease codes for MKPLPLSLFILSLLSGCALTDDIHFSEETKEAILQSEANLNQKLTNLELAISNQSDYIDSLESELQHLKNQIAKTEAAQPPLSDKKTPPGTPKHKSEKSPKTQVTLGSVEAVNVATLKQTFSARIDTGATTSSINALDIQEFEREGKKWVKFHIVSEKERTDDSLIEAPVVRYTSIRQSSSKKSIKRPVVELWLKLGKLHEKVPFSLADRSHMTYPVLLGRDFLKDIALVDVSGTYLYSNPDDKK; via the coding sequence ATGAAACCACTTCCGCTGTCACTTTTTATCCTCTCTCTGTTATCCGGATGCGCGCTTACCGATGACATACACTTTAGTGAAGAAACCAAAGAAGCCATTCTGCAGTCAGAAGCAAATCTCAATCAGAAGCTGACTAACCTTGAGCTCGCTATCAGCAATCAGTCCGACTATATCGACAGTCTTGAGTCGGAACTGCAGCATCTGAAAAACCAGATAGCTAAAACCGAAGCAGCCCAGCCTCCCCTATCGGATAAAAAGACTCCGCCCGGAACGCCAAAACATAAATCTGAGAAAAGTCCGAAAACCCAGGTAACTCTTGGCTCAGTTGAAGCAGTAAACGTTGCGACATTAAAACAGACTTTCAGTGCAAGGATAGATACCGGTGCCACCACTTCCTCCATTAACGCACTGGATATCCAGGAGTTCGAGCGAGAAGGGAAAAAGTGGGTGAAATTCCACATTGTTAGCGAAAAAGAGAGAACAGATGACTCACTGATAGAAGCCCCTGTTGTTCGTTACACCAGCATCCGCCAGTCATCGTCAAAAAAGAGCATAAAAAGGCCCGTTGTTGAACTCTGGCTAAAGCTGGGAAAACTGCATGAAAAAGTGCCGTTTTCCCTGGCAGACCGCTCTCATATGACCTACCCCGTTCTGTTGGGAAGAGACTTTCTCAAAGACATTGCGCTGGTTGATGTGAGCGGTACTTATCTTTACTCAAATCCAGATGACAAGAAGTAA
- the cmoB gene encoding tRNA 5-methoxyuridine(34)/uridine 5-oxyacetic acid(34) synthase CmoB: MFNFSNFYQLIAQDTVLQPWLNILPQQLTDWQNAEHGDFERWLKALKKIQEGTPDNIELKDSVTVSNNEPLVSGERKKLENLLRTFHPWRKGPYNLHGIHIDTEWRSDWKWDRVLPHISPLKDRSVLDVGCGNGYHMWRMLGEGARLCVGIDPSHLFLVQFEAVRKLMGDDQRAHLLPLGIEQLPELNAFDTVFSMGVLYHRRSPLDHLIQLKNQLVSGGELILETLVIEGDEKAVLVPVDRYAQMRNVYFFPSAKALKVWLENVGFTDVRIVDENVTSTHEQRTTSWMTHNSLPDYLDPEDSSKTVEGYPAPRRAILVARNP, encoded by the coding sequence ATGTTTAATTTTTCTAATTTTTATCAGTTGATTGCTCAGGATACGGTTCTGCAGCCATGGCTGAATATTCTTCCTCAGCAGTTAACGGACTGGCAGAATGCTGAGCATGGTGACTTTGAGCGCTGGCTGAAAGCACTGAAAAAGATTCAGGAAGGCACACCGGACAATATTGAACTTAAGGATTCGGTCACTGTTTCCAATAACGAGCCTCTGGTCAGCGGTGAAAGGAAGAAGCTGGAAAACCTGCTGCGCACTTTCCATCCGTGGCGCAAAGGCCCGTATAACCTGCACGGTATCCATATCGATACCGAATGGCGCTCGGACTGGAAATGGGACCGTGTGCTGCCGCATATCAGCCCGCTTAAAGACCGCTCTGTGCTGGATGTGGGCTGTGGTAACGGCTATCACATGTGGCGTATGCTGGGTGAAGGTGCCCGTCTGTGTGTCGGTATCGACCCGTCGCACCTGTTTCTGGTTCAGTTTGAAGCTGTACGTAAACTTATGGGTGATGATCAGCGTGCTCATCTTTTGCCTCTTGGGATTGAACAGCTGCCTGAACTGAATGCCTTTGATACCGTATTTAGCATGGGCGTTCTGTATCACCGCCGCTCTCCTCTAGATCACCTGATTCAGCTTAAAAACCAACTTGTTTCCGGTGGTGAACTGATTCTGGAAACTCTGGTGATTGAGGGTGACGAAAAGGCCGTACTTGTGCCGGTGGACCGTTATGCTCAGATGAGAAATGTCTACTTCTTCCCTTCAGCAAAGGCACTTAAAGTCTGGCTGGAAAACGTTGGCTTTACCGATGTGCGTATCGTCGATGAAAACGTAACAAGCACGCATGAGCAGAGAACCACTTCCTGGATGACCCATAACTCGCTGCCTGATTATCTTGACCCGGAAGATTCTTCAAAAACCGTAGAAGGATACCCGGCACCAAGACGAGCAATTCTGGTGGCACGTAATCCATAA
- the cmoA gene encoding carboxy-S-adenosyl-L-methionine synthase CmoA — protein MSNRDDIFSSPIDNIGNFSFDENVVEVFPDMIQRSVPGYSNIVSAIGMLAQRFVKPNTNIYDLGCSLGASTLSIRRNIKQEGCKIYSIDNSKAMVERCKLHVNAYRSDTPVEVIEADIRDVDIENASLVVLNFTLQFLSPADRQTLLEKIYAGLRPGGILILSEKYIFEDEVSNELLIDLHHDFKRANGYSELEISQKRSAIENVLIPDSIPAHKKRLEGIGFSTVEVWFQCFNFGSMYAIK, from the coding sequence ATGAGTAATCGTGACGATATTTTCTCTTCACCGATAGATAACATAGGCAACTTCTCCTTTGATGAGAATGTGGTAGAAGTGTTCCCGGATATGATCCAGCGTTCTGTGCCGGGGTACAGCAATATTGTCTCTGCTATCGGCATGCTGGCTCAGCGCTTTGTTAAGCCAAATACCAATATCTATGACCTTGGTTGTTCCCTGGGTGCCTCGACGCTTTCCATTCGCCGCAATATCAAGCAGGAAGGCTGTAAAATCTATTCCATCGATAACTCTAAAGCCATGGTGGAAAGATGTAAGCTTCACGTCAACGCCTACCGCTCAGATACCCCGGTGGAAGTGATTGAAGCTGATATCCGCGATGTGGATATCGAAAATGCCAGCCTGGTTGTTCTTAACTTTACCCTGCAGTTTTTATCACCCGCAGACCGTCAAACGCTGCTGGAAAAGATCTACGCCGGACTAAGACCGGGCGGAATCCTGATTCTTTCAGAGAAATACATCTTTGAGGATGAGGTATCAAATGAGCTGCTTATCGACCTGCATCACGACTTTAAACGCGCCAACGGCTACAGCGAGCTGGAGATAAGCCAGAAGCGAAGTGCTATCGAAAACGTGCTGATCCCGGATTCCATTCCTGCCCATAAGAAAAGACTGGAAGGTATCGGATTTTCTACGGTAGAGGTCTGGTTCCAGTGTTTTAATTTTGGGTCTATGTACGCGATTAAGTAA